The Puntigrus tetrazona isolate hp1 chromosome 9, ASM1883169v1, whole genome shotgun sequence genome includes the window tttgaataaaaatatttaattttacattgttaaatTTAGTGTTATGCaattgtaaattataaaaaaaataggtttaCTTAGTATGTTCTTTACTAATACCGCCATTTTAAGTTAGACATAATCAAACAACTCTATTTTTCAGTCTCACTGGAGTTTCTCCTTTTGCTGGAGAAAACGACCGCAGTTCTGTTCTCAACATCAGGAACTACAATGTAGCTTTTGAAGAAAGCATGTTTACCGACCTCTGCCATGAAGCTAAGGGATTCGTCATTAAACTGCTGGTGGCTGATAGATTGTAAGTGGAATCTACGGTGCTTATCTGCAGCACCACACTCCTGTTGATAATTTATTGTTGAGAAAATAATTTCTACTGCTAAGAGTGCTTTGTGTTAACTGGCAAtttgtttaatgttgttttatctGCAGGAGACCCGATGCTAATGAATGTCTTCGACACCCCTGGTTCAAGGTAACGAAAGAGTAGAAGAGTAAAGAAATAGACCCATGTCTATgcaaatatgttatttaaattaatacaacattgttaatttaggtttttaacattttagatcaaagtatttattgtaagcagttatttactttggtttttataatacatatttcattCTTTTAGACCCTGAATAAGGGTAAAAACATCAGCACAGAGTCCCTCAAAAAGTTTATGTCCAGGAGAAAATGGCAGGTAAGGTGATTACCATGGTGACTGCTGTTCTGTTCAGTATTTAAGACATTGTAGATTCTTTTAGCATGTCATTGTAACAATGATTGCATATCTCTTTTAGCGATCTCTTATCAGCTATAAATCTAAGATGGTGATGAGGTCTGTACCCGAGTTACTGGATGACTCCTCCAGCCATATTTCTATTGCTGTTCCACGACATCTGAAACAAGGctcaccaccaccatcatcatcttcaGACTCGGATGAAGACATTGATGAGCTACCTTTTATCCCAATGCCCATGAACATGGAATTCTCAGGTTCTAGAATGTCACTGACTGAAATTGTAGGGGATGATGAAATGACAGGTAGACTGAATGGAAATTCTGAGAGGTCTGCTTCAAGCCATCAGAAGTCAGAGCCCATGGAAGTGGAGAtgtcagagaaagagagtggaGATGCAGCTGCTAGGGGTAGAGCCAGGAAGAGGTCAACACAAGATGATGAAAAAGGTTCATCTGATGAAGAACCAGCAGAATTGGCCAAACGAGCAGAACACGCAAAGAGACCAATGCGCAGAGGTTCAAGCATGGAGTCCGATGAGCCAGAGGGAGCACGTCGCAGAGGAGAATTACGCAGAGGGAGCTCGGCTGACAGTGCCCTACAGCTCCACATAAAACCAGAGGAGGGCACAGAAGAAAGCTCTACCGATGGCAGTAGAGTTCTACAGAAATCAGTGTCGATGGAGCTTCCAAGGAGAAGCCCAAGTCCAGGAGCTGCAAAGCTGAGCCAGGAAGACTATGCCCTGAAATTGGAACTTATGAGGCAGAGACTTCTAAGGGGTGGCTCTGTAGACAACAAGATGAGTGGATTACGAGGCCCGTTGCTGGAGACATTAGGCATGGGGGATGAGAAGCGCTTTGTTCGGGGGTCTCGCCTCAGTAACCCTCCACTTGTTAGAGCAGCATCCAGCGAGTCTCCTAGAGATGATATCCCAAAGACCAAAATACTCCGCAAGAGTGCTTCCTTCAGCCAGGGTGATTCAGAGCCCATGCCCCTGCACCGACGGATGGGAGCACCTCTAGAGATCCCACTGGCACAAATAGAAGAGAGACGACTGCAGGAAGCTGTATCTATGTCGGCTCTCACAGAGCCAGTCAAAGATTCTCGCCCCATTACCCCAAAAATTCATACCCCAGAACCAGAGAGacgtgagaaagaaaaaaatgaggaaaagGAGTCTGTGGTCTACAAGGACCATAAATCCACAGAAGTCATTGTTGTGCCAAAAACTCATGCAGATGAATCTAAGAGCGTTGATCAGAAATCTTGGGAGACTGATGCACAAGAGAAGGTCCAGAGCAAGTTAGAGGAGCCCAGTGAAAAGTCTCAAAAAGTGGATGAAATTAAGTTGAAGGCCTCCGTAGTAGAGGAAACAattgaggaagaggaagaaagagaggatAAAGAACCAGAGAAAGAAGTGGAGCCTCCAGCTCCAGAGATTGAGGTTAAAGAATTTGAGGATGAAGTAAAGGCATCGCCAAGGTCTCCAGAGGTTACCATTACCACCAGCTCAATCATGGTGACCCCAACAGCTGCCCCAGCTCCCAGCCCCCAGAGTGTCGTCTCAACCTATGTGACTCCATCACTTCCTGCACGTACAGTGCTCCCAGATGGTAGAGTGTCTGCATATGCTAGTATCATGCAGACCATCATGGTACCATCTAGCCAACCTGATCCTATTCCTGTGCCTTCACCTACACCAACACCAACAACCAGCCCACCATCAGTTCCAGTCTATGCACCCATTTCCAGACACATCTCTGAACCAACCCTTGTGTCAACTTCTTCATCCAAACCAGACCTTCACCAGACCACTGAACATCCTGCAGTCTTTTCTCGGGTTGCCTCAACAGAACATCCTCCTAAAGAGCCAAGTCCTCCTAAGACTCCCACTCGTGCCTCCCCTAAGCGAGAACCATCTCCTGGAAGCAACATTCAGGACCTTGCATCTGAGGAGGTCTTTGAAGCTCGCTTCAAGAAGCGTGAATCCTCTCTAACTCGTAGTCTTAAGCGCTTCTCATTCCAGAAGACGGAAGAAAAGCCTTCAACCATTGCTCCAGAAACTGCAGAGGAAATGTATCGTCCAGGCCCAATTGGTGCACCCTTACAATTTGTACCAAGGCGGTTAGAGGAGAAGTCCAAGTCAGTTCAGGATCTTCGTGAGGCGGAGAAGGACCCTGGGTTCATGAGGAGACTCTCAATGCGCTTAAAAAGAACCCCATCAGTAGAGAGGCAGGAAGAGAAGCTCAAAGAAGAGGAAGCTTCAGCACCCAGGCGTCGTCTGTCCTGGGCACTGGGACGAAGGGGATcccaagaaaagaaagagattgAGATGGTGAGGTTGGATGGAGGTCCTGAACCTCCCCCAGAGCCTGAGTCCAAAGCACCCTCAGAGTCACCAATTCTTGCCATGCGCAAGAAAATTGGCAGTACCATGGCAAGCTTATCCACAAGGATTAGGAGCCACTCTGAGGACAGGAAAGATGATAATGAAATCAAGATGGAGAAGAGGACACCTATTTTCACAAAACTGCGTCGTTCGACCTCAGAGGGTGGCAGTCTTAAGAGGATGGGTGTCCCACAGAACCAACTTGCTGCCCAATCAGGGAAAGGGACCTCATCGGAATCACTCGATTCCATGTCAAGCATCCAGTCAGAATCAGCTATAAAAAgtatgggtttttttgttgttaatttgttattttttttgttaattttactATTCCTTTGTGttgtataaaagcaaaaatttgtTTTCCAGGTGCAGAAATTGAGCGTAGATCGCGATGGGACCGCTGGGGGTTGATGAGGGGAAAAAGAGACAAGACGGTTTCCCAACCAGACATCCCAGCTTCCATTGCCAGAGAGAATGGCTCTCTCCGCTCTCGCCAGTACACGCCTCTAACTTCCGGTATgtcattttatgcatttcacAGTAACTTGTGCACAAAAGGAGACACCTATTTCATTACATTCAGACCTGTTTTACAGATTTACATGAATGATAAATGAATCAATTATGCATATGGATTTGCTTTGGCACAGCTGTGGGAGATAAATTATAGTGCCTGACTAGctaatctttttttctgaatctcTCAACAATTAGACTTCCCTCCTGTGTTCCATATCAAACTAAGGGACCACGTTCTCTTGGAGGGAGATCCCGTCACTCTCAGCTGCCTCCCTGCTGGCAGTCCTCACCCACGCATCTCATGGATGAAAGGTCTGATTCAAATTGAAATATAAGCTTATGTGGGACTAAAGATAATATAATCTGACATAAATGGAGTGCAATATCCTTAACCGaatatactgaatataaaataactttacaATAATTGTAAGTGTATTATCTCAGTGCAGTAGAGGTTTTGTTCCCTATATTGGCTTCATGTTGTATCTGTAGAAATGAGTTCTTTCACATTATACCGTCTCAGCCAATATGgagtactaaaaaaaaattattatacgCATATATTTCTtggtatattgttttttaaaagtatctgTGCTGCCCTAAACCATTATTCTAGGTGCATTAATAGCAATTGTGCTGACAAAAGGaaacctatttattttttgactatATATAGAAAGATCTCTTTTTCACCTCAAAGTAAATGTCACCTCAAAGTAATGTCACCAAAGTCAGAGtcttaaatgtcaaaattaacaTTAGAGCACACCAGGTTGTGGCTTTGAGATTATGATTTTGAAACAAGTTAAAGTTCccagtttaacattttttgtttttcaactttGTGTATTGTCAGATAAGAAGCCACTTGAGATCGACCCAAGAATGAACATGATATCCTGCCCTGACGGGAGACAGCTGCTGATGATTATGAAGACCACCAAGAAGGATGCAGGGCTTTATGAATGTGTGGCTTCAAATGCAATGGCTTCTGTCACCAGCTCATGCATTGTGTCTCTTGCTCGTAAGTTTCATACAAGAACAATCAGAAAGAAAGCTAATGAGAAAGTCTGGCTGATAGGGAAGGAGAATAGATGGTTTAATGAGAAATAGATTGAGAAACCAAACAGAATTTTAGATGTTATCCACGGCCATTAAATATTCTGCTGGGGAAAGTTTATGTATAAATTGCAGCAATGCATAATTAAACAAGAATGATCATCAATGCACTAGTAAAACTCAAAACTTGCTGACAATTTCTGACATACTCTCTCTCAAACTTGATGTGTTAcggaaaatgaatgaaatatatcATTGAAAAGGAATGTGATCAGGTCATTTTGTTTACAGAGAAGCACTGTTAGTGTTAAAACCCCttaaaagagaaataagaagagaatggCTACAGTGTTCTCAGAAAAGTAAAGTCTATAACAGAGATGAAAGTGGGACACTTTCAGAAcagttaaatttattttttaagagttAGTGCATAACTCATCACAGCAAGACACAGGAAGGAGCTCTTTTAGCCTTGAGAAACAGAAATGCCATTGGCTTTTTACCATTGTGAGCAGGCTAATGCACTGCTTATCGTTGTGCAAAGCTATTTTCCTCTAGAACAGCAGGCAATAAATTATTCACTCCTTTTTGTGGTTCACAAAGCTGATTAATATGGAAAGGTGACTTGCTAGCAGAGGTGCGAATATTATGTAGTTGCTGTACCTggtctttgttttctttctttctttctttcttacgtTAATATCTGAAATGTGGATATCATAATAATAACCCTTTATCTGCAAAATTCCATGGTAAACGAGATGTGGAAAATCATGTGACTTTccatatcaaatataaaattttctCTTGATGTTCATCATTTGTGAGTGCGGTTCCTATTCAGTTTGCACTAAAGTTAGAATcctacatttactttttttccccttgtttttaaaagaagtatcTTATGATcaataaaacagtaacattagcaaaactaaattttttagcagccattactccactTTTTAGAgtcacttgatccttcagaattcattctaatatgctgtttttgcatttaagaAACAGTATTATCATATGTTTTATGTaactttatacatttctttactgTCTTTCTTGATAGGTTTGATGCCATCgctaaataaagtattatttaaagtataaatacatttctaaaaaatgatttaaaccaaatatttgaatgttttttttcagaagacaTATCAACCAAGAGAATTTCTAGTAGtaaacacttattattattttgtaggtCTGCCTAATAGTCCTGGGACTCCTGAGGTGCCTCAGAAGTATAAAAACACAGCTCTGGTGGTATGGAGACCCTCAGACACTACAGCACCATGCACCTACTCTCTGGAGAGGAAGACAGAGGGTTAGTGGACAGCATTCTTTGATTATTTAAAGCGAGATTCATAAAGTATACTGTTGAAACGAttttcagttatgttttgtccaaatgtaaaaaataaattaatgtggAGGAGAATGTAGATGAaagattgttattattttttcagctcTACTGCCCTCTTTTGGAAAGGATGAGTGTTGCAACCGATTCTTATTCTTTACAAGtaacaatgcaatatttattttcgtAGGCGAGACTAACTGGCTGATAGTAGCCACCGGTGTGGCTGACTGTTACTACAATGTCACGGACCTTCCGACTGGTGCCGCATACAGGTTCAGAGTGGCCTGTGTGAACAAGGCTGGCCAGGGACCTTACAGCAGTCTGTCTGAAAAAATCATTCTGGACTCAACAGGTGCACAGAAGCTTTTACCTACACCATGCTTCTTAACAATTTTGTGCTGTCAGCAGCCAATAATTTACTAAACGAagccatttttactttttacccatatttaatgcatttttgggtTATAGTGCTATCagagtatttacattttaaaatatgttaaaatagaaaatgtcatTACACATGTTACATACCACTGTAATAAcgataaattatgcataattacatgcaagtaaccctaagccaaaccctaaccatatagtaagttcatatagttaattaatattactcagtactttaattacactgtaacaagtgcatcttaaaatatgtgcaaattataaagtgtaaataataatatttcataatattactgtttttactgtattttttatcaaataaataccaCCTTAAATGagactttatttaaaagcattcaaTAAATTTGTACACACTTTTTAGCAGTGGCGTAATGTAACTTTGAACGAAACTTATGCATCTCTGCATCTTCGTTTTTCAAATTCAAAGTGTTTTCAACAGCACCCCAAAAGTCCAGTGGAACAGTTGTTGTCAAAACGCTTTCATCAGCTCCGGCTCCTGCCCCTTCAGTGGTAACATCCAGCATGACTCTACCTGCAATGAAGCCTGCTGCTGTTAAGCAGGCTGCAGCACCAACGGCGACTTCAGCGCCCTCTACAGTCCAGCCGGTAAAGCCTGTGTCTCCTCCCGCTGCACCTGCATCGACTACGACACCTTCCCCTGCCGCCCTTTCCCCGAGTCATCGCATTGTGCCTGACATCCGAACTCCATCCCCTACTGCTCCTACCACAGCTAAAGCTAAGACTACTCTCAACATCACTATGGCCAAACCCTCCCCAGCTTCCCCTGCAGCTCAGGCTCCTCCTGCCAAACCCTCACCGCCCGTGATTCTGCCCAAACCTCAGACCCCTGTGAATGTGGTCTCCCCTCCGTCTCAAACTCCTCCGGTGTCCCCGCCCCCTCTGGTCTCCCCTCCGCCCTCTATTGGCAAGCCTATCTCCTCAGTGCCCATGTATGTCCcgaccaccaccaccaccacagcACATGTGACCCCAGTCACCCCAAACACGCCTTCTCCCTCTCTGTCACCCCCCGTGGTGTTAGTTACAAGTCTGAGTCCCGTAGGGGAGGGTACTGGCACACCCAATCGTACGACTCCAAGCGGAAGAGCCACTCCTTCTGGACGCATCACTCCTACAGGGCGAAGGACCCCTATAGGAAAACCTGGAGACTCGACTCTTAGACAGGGAGTCCCACAGAAACCGTACACATTCATGGATGAGAAAGCAAGGTACATGTGCAATGCAATGAAATGTGGTTTTACATTGTCACAAAATTACGttttattaaatcaacattaaataataaattcaaaataacacCAAATACAAAAGGAGCTGTAAGTAATCCGTATGATATCATAACATGATAAACTATACTAgaacaatttttaataattggcCATTATCGTAATGTAAATcagcttttgttttaataactgtTCCAAGTTTTCTTGatggctatttatttattttacttgtatttaatttcatatttatattttattacttatagtttagtttattttcatttatttaaattttattttattttgcataaatgcatattttattttattatgttatagttgtgaataaacatatttattcacttttattcaCTTTTCTTTCCTGGGAACTTAAGCAAGATAAGACAAGCCAAAGGGTGAAAAACACTTactaccttttattttttaagaatacaCTTAATTTGGACACTTAAGCCaaatttcaatgtttttagACTTTATTACAGAAAATCAAGTGATATTTATTTAAGGAAATATCAACACTTACTTtgattatttttacacattgtatatatttataatttttataagtttttgttgttgttgttgtttgcttgtttttttgtttgttttttttaccagtgACTTACCTGTAAAAATGTTAAGGAAGATCAACTGGTATAAAACACTTAGTAGTCAGGTGCATCTTTTATACAGTGGCCTTTAGCCTTAAAGAACACTTATTTTGAACACTTCAGCCACATTTAAAATCGCATTAATGTTTTTAGACTTTATTACAGAATATCAAgtgatatttattcatttacttaagGAAATAGCAACACTTTTCAtgcaaataattgtaattttttttttctttattatgagACAAATAAATGGTCAACACTGCCCTTGACAGCCATTGATCCCCTTGCATTTTCTTCACCACAGAGGTCGTTTTGGTGTGATCAGAGAGTGTCGGGAAAACGCCACCGGTAATCTGTACATGGCCAAGATTGTGCCGTATGAGCCTGAGAGCAAGCAGGCTGTGTTACAAGAGTACGACATACTAAAGTCCCTCCACCACGAGAAGGTCATGGCTCTGCATGAGGCCTACGTCACCCCACGCTACCTAGTGCTCATCTCTGAGTGCTGCTCAGGGAAAGAGCTGCTCTATAGTCTGATTGACAGGTCAGAGACTGCTGAGTACTTGTCTTTGTACTTAAATCATTGCTTTTCAATCCTTTCCTAACAGTGCATTGCATGGTACTACACAAACACTTGGCTTGATTGTGGATAGAGTGTGGGTTATGTGTACGGTGTTTGGAGACAGAGCTATAAGAAGTATTGAACTGTGTCAAGCCAAAAACAtactaaagttaaaataaaaaggttataTTTGACTGCACATTCTGTCAGAAAATTGTTGTTTACTTTATGTACGAGTTGTTCGAAACTctttgaatttctttcttctgctgaacataaAGGATGATATTTAGAAGAATGTGTTCAACCAAACGTTttttggtccccattgacttccagtATAATTTtttccatactatggaagtcagtagGCATCACTTTCTTCACAATGTCGTCTTTTTATgagtagatgatgacagaattaaaatcatttaaaataccaaaataatctttttggtaacactttattttgatagcccACTTAGTACACTGtgtgcttgattttttttcacgctttattttcatgggtccacaacatactgaaagtatattttaaaagtatacgtcaacttattttactttaacGGTGTATTTGCTCTGAGGGTTAATAGACAGATAGTTGATTAgttgaaatgtattaatgtaaatgataaaagaacattattttcaaatctCCACCAACATGAATACATCTGTGGTTGGGATGTTCCTATCATTTTCTATCTTTCTAGGTTCCGATACTCCGAGGACGACGTGGTGGCGTATGTTGTACAGATACTTCAGGGTCTGGACTACCTGCACAGCCGAAGAATCCTGCATCTGGATATCAAACCAGACAATATCATCGTCACTTACATGAATGTTGTTAAGATTATTGATTTTGGTAGTGCACAGACCTTCAATCCACTATTCCTGAAGCAGTTCTCCCCAGCCATTGGAACACTGGATTATATGTGTaagaccattttttttaaatgccacataacactttatttagttATGTGTTGTTTTCCTATGGTATTCCcttatcatttcatattttatttatgtattcattataaGTAATTGTGCATTTCTCCACGCTTACTAATGTGTTTTAATCTCTGCTGATTACCGAAAGCTCCTGAGATGTTGAAAGGAGATGTGGTGGGTCCACCGGCTGATATCTGGAGCATTGGCATATTGACTTATATCATGTGAGTGCTGCTTTGATTGTTGACTTTTAAATCTCGTGAAAGTGGGAGCATTTGTATTGTTACAATTTGTGTGCTCTCTTGGTATTCCAGAAGCTCTCTGGAGCTTCTGAGCTGTCAGTGACGGTGATTATGTTTGACATGAACGCTACTCTAGTGTTTAACTCAAAGCCTCTGTCATGCCGCACACCATTCAGGCTCAGCGGGAGACTGCCGTTTACAGAGAATGACCCTGCTGAGACAGAGGCCAGAATTCAGGCAGCCAAGTTTGACCTCAGTAAGCTCTACCAAAATGTGTCCCAAAGTGCCTCTCTGTTCCTCAAGAAGATCCTGTGCAGCTACCCTTGGTGAGTCAGACAGTGctttaacaaataatatttatccgGGCTATGTGGGTAAATCTCAAGATACCCATTTAATCTGAAATCAAAAGGAAGACATGTTATTTTGTGTAGTGAAAAGAAGTTTGTTTTAGATAATTAAATTGGCTTTGTATTATGtgactgtatattttttataatttaacaaatttacCTTCAGAGttctaataaacataatttgaaaaaaatcattatagtaatgcacaaaaataattttatttacatgttacATTACATATACAGAGTTGGACACTTATTATTttgctaatattaataataataattgtgttgctgtattatttcatactcattttaataataataataataataaaactgttatcACCAAACAGTAACATGTAACTACAGCTGAGGATCTAACTGGAATGAGACcatattgattttcttttttatgagtatgtaataacataataacaGAAATTTCATCcctttacaataaaaaacattctttaaataatatatatgtatatttgacccatatatatatatatatatatatatatatatatatatactccatCACTTGCCTTAATGTCATGCATGTCATATGTATAAtgccacaaaaatatatacttttttatttttacagccaaactgacaaaaacataattgtaattttttttaaatatttgtacatcATAGCAATCTTGgttgttctttttatataaacttatttcagaaaaattctAAAACATATCAAAATGTTGTCAGTTGACTCATTATCGTTTTATGATTTCTGGTTGCACCTCCTAGGATCTAAATAGAATCACCGCCGTCATTGATAAATATAGTACTTTCTAAACATTCTGTTGCTTTATCatctaattatattttcaaatgtattattcattcgTTATTTATTCTGCTTGTTGTAATGCTCGTGGCACCTTTGACATTGTAGTCATCTTGCATTCAGTGTGGGTCAGATCTGACTCATGTATTTGCGCACGGTGTGTTTCAGGGCCCGTCCTACAATCAAGGACTGCTTTAACAACTCCTGGCTGCAGGACGCTTATCTAATGAGACTGCGCAGACAGACTCTCACGTTCACCACCACACGCCTCAAGGAGTTCctggagcagcagcagcaggtcaGGGCCGAGGTGGCAACAAAGCACAAAGTCCTTCTACGTTCCTACCAGAGCGGCCCACAAACCCCATCCACCCCCTCAACACCCGGCACCCCTGCAGCGCCCATCTCTCAGTGAGCTCCAGAGAGATGAGAGACGGCTCTGGGGTTCTCCAGGAAtaaaggacagagagagacacagccTCAGGACATCCCAGCCCCTCTAAGCCTAGGGGGCCGGTTAacgtgtggtgtgtgtgtgtgttagcagaTCAAGCACAGGGgacgagaaaaaaaacacacacgctcacacaaaACCTCTCGTCCACAAGCGTAATGGATTTCAGTGCATTTACCTCCGTTAGCCAGCATGCACAGTGCAGTCGTGTCTTTGTCCAGGAAGATGTCCTCACTTTAAGCTCTCCCGTGCAACACTTTTTTTCGTACGACTTTTTGACGAACCTGTTTTAGCGAACGGTCAGGAACTTTGGACCCGTCGTGgttgagaagagtgactgtattTCATATACAAACATCAAGAAGAAAGCGATCTAGTTCATCCCTTGACGCAAAAAATGTCATGtcaatgtgtatttttttgtggtgtCTTCCAATTGTGAACCAGGGCCTTGAGATTTGTGGAAAATGGTGTAAA containing:
- the spegb gene encoding striated muscle preferentially expressed protein kinase isoform X4 produces the protein MKKIWSKKRFQKTGHSNRTFGRFTHVFRSCRKQSYDSETTEDEAAEPQIPLEAKEGARGFQDEAQRVPAGERMMDVAPDASDRWATGETTVLEKEALALGSRAPGPQSARSPSEEVLRESPPQVLPPPSPKIGRSTASPLLSRSGSAPATPLAPRKKVVVPTEYQDTVPGEFEEKIKQPKSSGMSQSSAQDSRPQTPVSEYSRKELTPRPSPKLTRASSKIFEKVRVFEERRRSIDNPEGSISGRSWAGFNRASSIDSDEGGSRLGISRESSKEDLREALKADAAQRRTMFKQRAASLEDRPRYSQKVQDIENKFTEELQRIKKLVGKPHMKKSFSTEQLSTFHRSRQPVRKLEPIPPQVLQKLQDRERAQREQEMRDREQAKERSPPKSPSRRLKDQLEQQTLDKFESDRSVPTTKVVSMFGQQPSPPEAMSLSDLPGQRSPRLRGPSPSRDSPRRSPTVDVTSMAEERSRGRAESPSRNVLEMTLRKVEPRPASPLVKRVVRVQEVPQADDESMHRKTPIEVTLRKLERRPESPLVQGETVAIQECPVQGPTKPPRVSSSSSSEEKMELDVTPLPPATKLTIPKIIVEEEPMETDAEKTDKAVKSATAKEEKPQRSRGRGRRQRPMSPELESSDDSYVSAGEDPLEAPVFEFPLQDTVASTGTEVLLKCIISGTPLPEVTWKRDNIVIKNSPTHVVKVEGERHSLLIKWTKPSDAGTYTVTAINEVGEMSSSATLFIKSEPSQDQRGNLGVPMDVSSPITSDEEYLSPLEEGMDFSSYRGPEPRRIVDTRFKEPPSFLVVIGDQTVIEGQEVTMSVRVSGQPKPMLYWLRDRVTIKTGERHLVHETEEGSFEMIIKSAQKSDCGVYTCKIINEYGTKQCEGKLEVKARPIEPGLAIIRPVRDVMVKAGETALFECQVIGPQDTDVDWLSDGKLIQPALLNCKMHFDGKRCRLLLNSVHEDDSGTYTCKLSTAKEELTSSAKLKVVASIDPLFTRKLDVLEVIEGRNARFDCKVSGTPPPRVIWSHFDHPLEESEDIRILKEGGRHSLIISHVSNEDEGLYTVVARNSHGEAECAAELYVQEPRPAISSQIAKLEKMPSIPEEPEVPENEVERFTMPDFVKPLYDLDVVEGREAVLRCKVAGLPYPAIIWFHNGKRIDSTEDRKMTQFRDVHSLVIRSVCHAHGGVYKCVISNKVGKATCYAHLYVTDILPDPPDGAPVIESITGKTITLSWKKPRRLDPSIDPSSLMYAVQQQALGSIQWTIIASCLKQTIYTITNLSKGVRYAFRVLSITSKAFSKPSPATEPVQLLDRGPYLQEAPVIIDKPDIVYMVEKQPLSITVTLNHVNASVTWKRGAVTLSNRPGLFELSMPDDDQHTLKLCKVKSSDVGQLTCIASNKDGSDSCTLILEMAVAPTFETIMEDLDVNVGETPRFAVVVEGKPVPDILWYKGDTLLSESSHFTFVYDDNECSLVVLNTQADDSGVYTCTAKNLAGSVSCKAELTVHIAKKYKDDPMEDEASILRKMRRLTDYYDVHKEIGRGAFSYIKRVIQKAGKIEYAAKFISARAKRKASALRELNILSHLDHERILYFHDAFEKKNAVIIITELCHEEVLERLTKKSTVMESEIRSSVRQLLEGISYLHQHDILHLDIKPDNILMADPSSDQIRICDFGNAVKFTPDEAQYCKYGTPEFVAPEIVNQTPVSKATDIWPVGVLTYLCLTGVSPFAGENDRSSVLNIRNYNVAFEESMFTDLCHEAKGFVIKLLVADRLRPDANECLRHPWFKTLNKGKNISTESLKKFMSRRKWQRSLISYKSKMVMRSVPELLDDSSSHISIAVPRHLKQGSPPPSSSSDSDEDIDELPFIPMPMNMEFSGSRMSLTEIVGDDEMTGRLNGNSERSASSHQKSEPMEVEMSEKESGDAAARGRARKRSTQDDEKGSSDEEPAELAKRAEHAKRPMRRGSSMESDEPEGARRRGELRRGSSADSALQLHIKPEEGTEESSTDGSRVLQKSVSMELPRRSPSPGAAKLSQEDYALKLELMRQRLLRGGSVDNKMSGLRGPLLETLGMGDEKRFVRGSRLSNPPLVRAASSESPRDDIPKTKILRKSASFSQGDSEPMPLHRRMGAPLEIPLAQIEERRLQEAVSMSALTEPVKDSRPITPKIHTPEPERREKEKNEEKESVVYKDHKSTEVIVVPKTHADESKSVDQKSWETDAQEKVQSKLEEPSEKSQKVDEIKLKASVVEETIEEEEEREDKEPEKEVEPPAPEIEVKEFEDEVKASPRSPEVTITTSSIMVTPTAAPAPSPQSVVSTYVTPSLPARTVLPDGRVSAYASIMQTIMVPSSQPDPIPVPSPTPTPTTSPPSVPVYAPISRHISEPTLVSTSSSKPDLHQTTEHPAVFSRVASTEHPPKEPSPPKTPTRASPKREPSPGSNIQDLASEEVFEARFKKRESSLTRSLKRFSFQKTEEKPSTIAPETAEEMYRPGPIGAPLQFVPRRLEEKSKSVQDLREAEKDPGFMRRLSMRLKRTPSVERQEEKLKEEEASAPRRRLSWALGRRGSQEKKEIEMVRLDGGPEPPPEPESKAPSESPILAMRKKIGSTMASLSTRIRSHSEDRKDDNEIKMEKRTPIFTKLRRSTSEGGSLKRMGVPQNQLAAQSGKGTSSESLDSMSSIQSESAIKSAEIERRSRWDRWGLMRGKRDKTVSQPDIPASIARENGSLRSRQYTPLTSDFPPVFHIKLRDHVLLEGDPVTLSCLPAGSPHPRISWMKDKKPLEIDPRMNMISCPDGRQLLMIMKTTKKDAGLYECVASNAMASVTSSCIVSLARLPNSPGTPEVPQKYKNTALVVWRPSDTTAPCTYSLERKTEGETNWLIVATGVADCYYNVTDLPTGAAYRFRVACVNKAGQGPYSSLSEKIILDSTVFSTAPQKSSGTVVVKTLSSAPAPAPSVVTSSMTLPAMKPAAVKQAAAPTATSAPSTVQPVKPVSPPAAPASTTTPSPAALSPSHRIVPDIRTPSPTAPTTAKAKTTLNITMAKPSPASPAAQAPPAKPSPPVILPKPQTPVNVVSPPSQTPPVSPPPLVSPPPSIGKPISSVPMYVPTTTTTTAHVTPVTPNTPSPSLSPPVVLVTSLSPVGEGTGTPNRTTPSGRATPSGRITPTGRRTPIGKPGDSTLRQGVPQKPYTFMDEKARGRFGVIRECRENATGNLYMAKIVPYEPESKQAVLQEYDILKSLHHEKVMALHEAYVTPRYLVLISECCSGKELLYSLIDRFRYSEDDVVAYVVQILQGLDYLHSRRILHLDIKPDNIIVTYMNVVKIIDFGSAQTFNPLFLKQFSPAIGTLDYMSPEMLKGDVVGPPADIWSIGILTYIMLSGRLPFTENDPAETEARIQAAKFDLSKLYQNVSQSASLFLKKILCSYPWARPTIKDCFNNSWLQDAYLMRLRRQTLTFTTTRLKEFLEQQQQVRAEVATKHKVLLRSYQSGPQTPSTPSTPGTPAAPISQ